The sequence ACGTGGATCTTGTCGCGCGGGATGCCGATGTCTTCGTAGAATTTCAAGCGCTGCTCGAGCCAGTAATCCGTCAGCGCAAGGCCGTCCTCGGCGCGGCAGAAATACTCGATCTCCATCTGCTCAAACTCCCGCGAGCGGAAGATGTAGTTGCGCGGGTTGATCTCATTGCGAAACGCCTTGCCGATCTGCGCGATGCCAAAGGGCAGCTTCTGGCGCGAGGTGTCGAGCACGTTGCGAAACTGCACGAACATCGCCTGCGCCGTCTCGGGGCGGAGATACACGAGGTTGTCATCGCTCTCGAGCGGGCCCGCGTAGCTCTTGAACATGAGGTTGAAGGCGCGGGGCTCCGTCAGGTCGCGGCTGCCGCAGTTCGGGCAGTACTTCGTGCCGTCTTTCTCCGGCAGTTGGTCGGCGCGGTGGCGGGCCTTGCACGATTTGCAGTCCACCATCGGGTCGGAAAAAGTCTCCTCGTGGCCGCTGGCCTTCCACACCGCGCGGTTCATGATGATCGAGCCATCCATGCCGACCATGTCGTCACGTTCGCGCACATTGCGCCGCCACCAGAAATCTTTCAGGTTGCGCTTGAGCTCGACGCCGAGGGGTCCGAAGTCCCAAAAGCCGTTCAGGCCGCCGTAAATCTCGGAGGACTGGAAGATGAAGCCCCTCCTTTTGCAGAGGCTCACGATTTTCTCCA comes from Terrimicrobium sacchariphilum and encodes:
- a CDS encoding glycine--tRNA ligase, translating into MSKDPASQRMEKIVSLCKRRGFIFQSSEIYGGLNGFWDFGPLGVELKRNLKDFWWRRNVRERDDMVGMDGSIIMNRAVWKASGHEETFSDPMVDCKSCKARHRADQLPEKDGTKYCPNCGSRDLTEPRAFNLMFKSYAGPLESDDNLVYLRPETAQAMFVQFRNVLDTSRQKLPFGIAQIGKAFRNEINPRNYIFRSREFEQMEIEYFCRAEDGLALTDYWLEQRLKFYEDIGIPRDKIHVVDIPDGERAFYSKKTYDLEYEFPFGVSELEGIAYRTDYDLSRHIEASGKPLEYHDQEKNEKFVPHVVEPSAGVDRTTLALLCEAFDEETVTDENGKSEVRTVLRFHPRMAPIKVGIFPLLKNKPELVAKAKEVVAKLRPHMAVSYDEAGAIGRRYRRQDEAGTPFCVTVDFDTVGENGPEKADTVTLRHRDSMQQERVSIDELLPRLAAAIL